CTACATATCCTTTGTCTCGGGAGTCTCGCTCGAAACCTTGCGCGAAGAAGGGCGCGCGGCGGGAGCGCTGCGAAGGGTCGTTCTCAACTGTCTTTTGTTCATACTCGGATTCTCCGTGGTTTTCGTGGGCCTCGGCGCCTCGGCAACCCTCGTCGGGCAGTTCCTGATCGACAAGGCCGCCGTCCTGTCCAAAGTGGCGGGTGTGGTCGTGATCGTCTTCGGTCTCTTCATCGCGGGCGTGTTGAAGATACCCTTTCTACAATTCGAGAAGCGATTCCACGCGCGGACGAAACCGCTCGGACTGTCCGGCTCGTTTCTGATCGGCCTGGCATTCGCGTTCGGCTGGACACCGTGCATAGGACCGATTCTGGGTGCAATACTTGCCTACGCCGGCACCCAGGAAACCGTGAGAGAAGGCATATATCTGCTCTCGGCCTATTCGCTGGGACTGGGTCTTCCGTTTCTTGTGACCGGACTTGCGATGAACACGTTTCTAGGTTTCTCGAAGCGCGTCAGGCCATACTTCAAGACAATCGAAGTTGTGAGTGGGATTCTGTTGGTCGTTGTGGGCATTTTGATTCTGACCGGCAGCCTGCAAAGACTGGCGATGCTGTTTTCGTTCGGCGAGTGAGCGGAGGGTGGGGCGGCGAACTGAATGAGGGGCACCGTTATAGACGGGAGACTTGCGGTCATGACAAAGATCTTGGTGATGGTCTCTTCATTGCTTCTTTTTCTTTCCTGCTCGGTGGGAAACGCTCCGAGAGAAGGAAGGGTTGCGCCGGACTTCGAGCTTTCCTCACTCGAAGGTCAGAAGATCAGCCTGTCGCAGTTTCGGGGCAAGATCGTGATACTCGACTTCTGGGCGACGTGGTGCAAGCCCTGCAGGTTGGAGCTGCCACACTTCGTGGCGCTGTACGAGGAGTTCGGAAACGACGCGCTTCAGATAATAGGGGTGTCGCTCGACCAGGTGGGAAGTGACGAAGTGGCCTCCTTCGTGAAGGAATGGAAGATTCCCTACGTCATCGTCATGGGAAACGGCGAAGTGACCAAGAGCTACGGGGGCATAAAGGGTATTCCCACCACCTTTGTGATTGACAAGCGGGGCAACGTCTACCGAAAATACGTCGGTTACAGAGACAAGGAAGTATTCGAACGGGACATACGCGCTCTCTTGGACAAAGCGTAGAACCGGATTCGATCACACACAACTGGCGGGGGTAGAACATGAAACTCCAACTCAAGCGAATCGCAAAGAATATAAAGGAGCCGTGGGCGCCGCAGGAGGTTGCGACGGTCGACGGCCACCACGCGTACCTCTGTCTGTTCAAAGGTGACTTCATCATGCACAGGCATCCGGGCGACGAACTGTTTCTGTGTATCGACGGAGAATTCGAAATAGAGACTCCCGACGGCACGTTCGTGGTGAAAGAAGGAGAGAGTTTCTTGGTAAAGAAAGGTATGCCTCACAAGACGAGGGCACGGAAGAAGGCGCTCCTTCTCATGTTTGAACGGGTCGGTCTTCAGAAGCAGCCCGTCCGGCCTCCCACCAAGTAGTACATGCAGGCTCACTCGACGGAGATGCCGCGCCGAGAGGGGACAAAAACCTTGACACGCTTGTCGAGCGGTTTGTATACTCCGCAGGTCTTTTGACTTTCAATTCCCTGTCACAGCGAGACGTGAGCCAGAGAATTTCTGCTTTTCCCTGAGTTTGATGAAAAGAGAGACTGAGTTTTCTCATTCCCACCGCGGGATTCACTCGTGAACGATTTTGACCTTCTGGTCATCGGCGCCGGCCCCGCAGGCTACGTCGGGGCGATACGCGCCGCACAACTCGGGGCAAAAGTCTGTCTCGTCGAACGAGCGGACGTGGGCGGAGTCTGTCTCAACAGGGGCTGCATTCCGACCAAGACGCTCACGGGTCTTGCCGAGCTCCTCGAAAAGACCAGGACGTTCCAGAAGCTCGGGATACGAATCGAGGGAAACGTTGTCCCCGACCTGGCTCGTGCCGTGCAGAGGAAGCGAGAGATTGTCTCATCACTGGTGAGAGGAATCCGAACGCTGCTGGCGGCGAACGGCGTGACGCTCGTGAGCGGGGAGGCCAGCTTCGCCGACCAGAGAACAGTCGAGGTGAGACAAGCCGGTGCCACGCGGGAGCTCAGCGCAAACAAGATCCTCATCGCGACCGGTTCGGAGGCAAGCGAGCTTCCGAATCTTCCTTTCGACGGTTCCGCGATCATCTCGAGCAGCGAGGCGCTGGAACTGGAGGAAGTCCCTCGGAGCGTGCTTGTCGTAGGAGCCGGTGCGATAGGCTGCGAGTTCGCCTTCATCTTTAGCGCGCTGGGTAGCGCCGTGACGGTCGTTGAGATCATGGACAGGGTTCTTCCCCTCGAAGATTGCGATGTTTCCGCCGTCATCGAAAGGGAATTCAAGAAACGAAGAGTGACTTTGGTGACATCTGACAGCGTGGCGTCATCTTTCAAGAGCGACTCGGGTGTCAGATGCACTTTCAAGAATGGCAAGGAGATCGAGGTAGCAAAGGTGCTGGTCTCCGTCGGCCGCCGTCTCAACACCGGCGGATTGCGTCTCGAGAACGCCGGCGTCGGGCGTGGAGAGAAAAACGAAGTGGCGGTCAATGAGGCCATGGAGACGAACGTTGCCGGCATCTATGCGGCAGGTGACGTTGCCGGGAGGAAGATGTACGCTCATTCCGCCTCCAGGGAGGCAATAGTCGCTGTCTCCAATGCCGCGGGGCAGAAAAAGGCCATGGATTATTCCGCCGTGCCTTCCTGCGTTTTCACCAGGCCTCAGGTGGCGAGCGTGGGGATGACGGAGAAGGGAGCAACCGACAAGGGACTTGAGGTCAAGGTGGGGGTTTTCAATCTGAGAGGGCTGGGCATGGCGCACGTTCTTGACGAAACAAGCGGTATGGTGAAAATTGTGGCAGACGCCAAGACTGACGAGGTGCTTGGGGTACACATCGTGGGGGCGCACGCCTGCGAACTCATCCACGAGGGTGTCGTGGCAGTCGCCAACAAGCTCACCGCAACTGCGCTCGGCGAGACGATTCACGCTCATCCGACTCTCTCCGAAGCTGTGATGGAGGCAGCCGAAGCCGTGCACGGGCTCTCGATTCATTCCTCGGGGTGATACGCGGCACGAGCGGCTGCGCGAGCAAGCGAGCGTTTGACATGAGTATGTTTGCAAGGATTTTTCGGGAAAATGTCGGCATCAAGATTGCCGCGATAGTGCTTTCACTCCTCGTATTTTCCTACGTGAGAGCGCAGAAGGAAGGCGAGCTGACCTCCAGAGTGTCCGTCGAGCTGAAGGGCATTCCTGACTCGCTCGCGTGGACCGGAGAGGTGCCGAGCCAGGTGTCAGTCACGTTCAGCGGGAAGTTGAGAAACCTGATCGAGCTGAGGATTGCTCCACTTCGCATTCCCGTTGACCTTTCCCAGGCGGGGCCGGGGCGTTTTCAGCGCACGCTGTCCGCCGCCGACGTGCCGCTGCCCGAAGTTTCAGGCGTCGTCGTGACACACTTCGCCGGGCCTGAGCGAATAGACATAGTGATAGAAAAGAGAATTTCGAAGGCGGTGCGCGTGATTCCCGTTCTGGTCGGGGACCTTGCGGAGGGTCTTGGTCTGACGGCGCAGCCCGTTGCACTTCCTGAGAGCGTGTCCGTGAACGGTGCAGCAAGCGTGGTGGCTTCTACTGACTCTCTTCTCACCGCGCCGATCGACGTCTCTCAGAAAAGACAGTCTTTCTCTACCAAGGTGAGGCTCGACCTTCAAGGCAAGGCTCTCAAGTGTGACGCGCAGGTGGTGGAGGTCTACGTCGAAGTCGGCGCCGAGAGCCTCGGTGTGGTTGGAGAGGTTCCAGAACCCGGTTCGCAGCGTTGACGACGAAGAAGTGTCGTGGCCGGAAGTGTGTGATGAGAGTGCACGCGAAAAAAGTCCTTGACCACAGTTGCACGTGTAAGACAATGCCATCGGGGAAAAGTTGGAGGGCCGTCGCAGACAAAAGAATCGAGAGGAGCCCCACCAAGATCGTTCTACCTTCTGCCTCTGCTCTTCATTAAGGGCACGCCCGCGCGCGAACAAGGCTGAGCGTGAGGGAAGGAAAGTAACGAAGCAGGCAGGGACCTAACTCCGCTCCTCTCACATACATTATACCATGCCGTAAGGCCCGGAGTCAACGCTATTAGCCGGGGGGCGTGAAGCCCGGACCGAGTCGTCAACAGAAGTTGCAGCATCGTAAAGGAGGACAGGGCAGAAATGGAGATGAAGGACAACAACTCGAAGCCTTCTTCTATCGGCAATGCCGTTATCGGCAGTGCCGGAGCCAGGACGTTGACAGACTCACCAGCCATCAGCGCAATGCCGGAACCTCAAGTCGTCGAGATTCCGGACAAGAGAGCGAGAATGGCTGTCGTTCCCTCGCGCATTTTCTTCACGAAGGGAGTAGGAACGCACCGTGAGGAACTTCAGTCGTTCGAGCTGGCCCTCAGGGACGCCGGCATTGAGAAACTGAACCTCGTGCGCGTTTCCAGCATCTATCCACCCAATTGCAGGATAGTCCCAAGGAACGAGGGTCTCAAGGAGATAGTCCCGGGCATGATTGCGTATTGCGTCATGAGCAGCCTGAGCAGCAACGAGCCCCACAGGCTTATTGCGTCATCCATAGGTTGCGCCGTTCCCGCCGACAAGAGCGCCTACGGTTATCTCAGCGAACATCATGCCTTCGGACAAACCGACGAAGTGGCCGGAGAGTACGCCGAAGACCTCGCTGCCTCCATGCTCGCCACCACACTCGGAATAGAGTTCGACGAAAACAAGAACTGGGACGAGAAAAAGGAAGTGTTCAAGATAAGCGACCTTATCGTTAAGACGACGCACATTGCCCAATCCACAATCATTACCAAGTGTTGTTCAACAGTCATTGCGGCCGCAGTGTTCCTAGATTAGTAAGTTGATACTTGCCGTAACCGGGGGTGAGTTCATGCCAAAAGCCAAGACCTTGTGGTGCCCGTTCTACAGAGGGCTGTGCGAAGATGGTTGGGTGGAGGTGCCGACGCCGGAAGGCGATTCGACGCGGGTGGTCTGCGCCTGCTATCACGAAGCCGAGAAAAGGTGCAAGCTGGTAATGATGGAATACGACCTGTTCAACATCGCGAGGGCACTCGACGTGATGACAAACAAGTGAGGAGATCGTTAGGCGGCTAACGAGTGTAGTTCCCCACGAAGTCTGAATATCCGAAGCCTGCCCAAATGGTCGGTTCAAAGTCTATGTTGTCAAAATCATAGTGGTGGAGACCCCTGTGCTCGAAGGGGTCAGCTCGCCATGCACCATAAGCTGCCATGCCGGCCCCGAATTCCACGTGCCACTCCGGATTCACTCTCACTCTGAGACCTGCCAAAACTCCGTCGTTGGCTTCCAGTATGAAACTCACTTTTTCGTCGATCTGAGCCTCATACCCGAGCAGCAGAAACAACGGAAATATCTTCACTCCGACCGTGAGATCGCTGTTGTCGCCCGTCGGCAGGCCCCAGACGGCGTACGCGTACGCGAAGCTGAGCAGCGGGTCTACTCCCATCGCCATCGGATAGGAGTCGGAAGTGTCGAAGACGTACTTCAAACCGTGAAGTCCCACCTCGAGTTTTTCGGCGGGCGAGTATTCTATGTACGGAAGACCCACAATAAAGCTGGTTTGAGCGATGGTCCGAGGCTTGGGTACGGTGAAGTACCAACTCGGAGCACCTGTTGCGCTACCCAGGGCGAATGAATCGGCCGAAACGGCGAAGAGATGCGCAACGGCCAGGAACATCAAGCTCCCCATCGCGAAGAGCCTTCTCGCTGAAAATGGCTTCGCCGGCAACAACATCACGAGTAACCTCCTCTTCGATCGGTCGTAGAAAAAGCGCCCAGGCCTGCCGGAAGAATCTCGCCAACGGCGACCAGGCGCATCCTATTCTGCACCAGCATGTTTGTCAAGGCAAAGAAACGCAACGGCCCCGGCCTTTCGACCGGGGCCTGGTTCATGCTTAGAGAAGAGGGGGTGGCCCAACGACTGGAGTGAGTTCCTAGGGTGTGGACGATGGCACTTTGTCATCCGCTGCGCTGTAGTCAACTCCCCTCTTCCCAACCTCTATGTCTGGAGAGCCGTCCGCGACCCTCCGTGTATGTGCAATCGCAAGCGGCGTGCCAGAACGGCCCGGCGCGAGCAAACTCAAGAGACGCCATAACTTTTTCACAGTAACGACGTTACGCGGCTCGACGATGCCGACCCGGATGGAGGCATGCGACCGCAGCCTCTGGAGTTGGCGACTTGCACACCATCATCTTGCAGAATGGAAGACGCGCGGGGCACAGACGCCCGGAGCTTAAGGCATTCAGGTTGGGCAACGAGACCGCGGTTGCACTCCTGCACAGAGTGGGCCGAGGTCGGGTTCCAGGAAGCGCGGCCTTTCACCTGCAAAAAAAAGCTTGACAACAAGTTGCCACGTGGATAAGTTACCCTCGCTCAGGCGTCCGAACTGTCAGTACTCTTCTTTGCCAGGGCCTGTTAACGCACGTATGTAGAATTTTTGATGGACAAGCCACTCTCTCTGGAAGGAGGTTTCGACGTGACAAAAGCGGAACTCGTTGACGAGATTGCCGAGAGGACAGGTCTTACAAAGAAAGACGTCGCCGACACCGTAGATGAATTCCTCAATGCCGTGTCAAGGGCGCTCGCCGGTGGTAAGCACATTGAGATTCGTGGGTTCGGGACTTTCAAGGTGAAAGACAGGAAGGCCAGAATTGCGCGAAATCCAAGAACGGGTGACTCCGTGCCAGTTCCTCCGAGGAAGGTGCCGGTGTTCAAGGTGTCAAAGGAACTGAAGGATATGGTCGCTCAGGGTTAGCCCTCAAGCCCGGCTAGCCCTGCTGCTTCAGTCTCTACTGCCCCTCAGCACCAGCAGTCTCAATAGCTGTACCGCAGCCATTGCAGCAGCAGCAAGATAGGTAAGGGCTGCTGCGTTCAGCACCTTCCTTCCGCCAGCCAGGTCACGCGGATCTACTATGCCCGCGTGCTCGAGTTCACCGAGTGCACGCTTGCTGGCGTTGAGCTCGACAGGAAGCGTCACTACCTGGAAGAGCACCGCCACGGAAAAGAAAAGGATGCCCACGTCCATCAGTCTCCCCGATCTGAAGATGAATCCTGCCAAGAAGAGCGGAAACGCCAGCATCGTTCCGACATTTGCAACGGGGAAGAGACCGTGCCTGATCCTGAGAGGGGCGTAGCCCGTTCCGTCCTGGATTGCGTGGCCCGCCTCGTGGGCGGCTATGCCGACTGCCGCAACTGAAGTTCCCCTGTAAACCGGCTCCGAGAGCCTGAGGACCCTCTTTCGCGGATCGTAGTGGTCCGAGAGCGTGCCGCTTCCCATCTCGACTTCGACGTCGTCCAGATTGTTGCGGGAAAGTATCGCGCGAGCGACCTCCAGTCCAGTTCGGCCCGAGGCAGAAGGAACGCGAAGGTATTGTTTGTACGTGGCACTGACCTTGTACTGAGCGTACAAGGCAAAAGCAAGAGCCGGTATGAGAAACACAAAAGTCGGATCCAAGAAGAACATTGCCTTACCCCCTTGAGTAACCCCTTGCAGTCGAGTCCGGTAGCAGTAGCTCAATCAGAACGCGCAAGATTTCAGCTCTGCTTCCCTGACTCTAGCAATCCGGTCTCTCCGTGTCAAGGAGGAGTGCCGCCTGCCCTCACGCGTGACCCTATCTTTTTGATTCTGCGGCTCTTACTTGACAGGAACTCCCCACTGTTCTAACCTGACACGCTGAACGGCTGAACGAGTATGCCAGGGAACGGAAGAGCCTTCGATGGCAGGGGCTGGTCAAATGACGGAGACCAAGGGAAAGCTGTATCTTGTGGCGACCCCAATCGGCAACATGGAGGACATCTCCATCAGGGCGTTGCGGACGCTCCGCGGGGCGGCTTTCATCGCGGCCGAAGATACGAGACACTCACGAAAGCTCCTAGCGCGCTACAAGATAAGGCGATCTCTCCTGAGCTACCACGATTTCAACAAGGCGAAGGTGGCTCCGCAGATAATAAAAAGAATCGCGTCGGGCGAGGACGTGGCGCTGGTATCTGATGCGGGCAGCCCGGGCATTTCCGATCCCGGGTTCCTGCTCGTCAAGCTCGCGATAGCTGAGGGCATCGACGTGGTCCCGATACCCGGCGCCTCATCTGTGATCTGTGCGCTTCAGATCTCCGGGCTTGCCACTCACAGCTTCGCCTTCGAAGGATTTCTCCCCAGAAAGAAGGGGAAGAGGCGGGCGAGGCTCGAGAGCCTCAAGCCTGAGGAGCGAACGATGATTTTCTTCGAATCGCCCAATCGGTTGCGTACGACCGTGCCAGAGATGCTCGAGGTTCTGGGTGACAGGAAAATCGCCATTTGTAGAGAACTAACCAAGCTTTTCGAAGAGGTTATCAGGACAACGCTTTTCCGAGCGAACGAGCTGCTTGCGAAAAGAACGATCAAAGGTGAGGTCGTGCTTGTCGTGGAAGGTAACGCGGCCGCTGAGGCCAGAAGGGCCAGTGCCACTCCGGCAGAATGAGCGCGCCTCGATGAAAGTGTCCTGAAAACGGGAGGACATTGTCCACAAGATGACTGGTCTTCTAAAGAAAAAAGGTAGACTCCTCATCGAGCCTATCGCGAAGATGCTGATCAAATTGGGCCTCACCGCGACGGCGCTCACGTTGCTCGGGTTTGCGGCCGCAGCGATCGCCGGTCTGCTTTTCGCTCTCGGCCACGTCCGCCTTGCTGCAATTGCGGTGTTGGTCTCGGGACTACTTGATAGCGCTGACGGAACCGTGGCAAGACTCTCGAGTCGAGTGACGCGGGCCGGCGCCTTTACGGACTCGGCAGTTGACAGATACTGCGAGGCTGTCATATTTTTCGGACTCCTGATACACTACCTGCGCAGGGACGTTTTTTCTTTGGTCCTCCTCACGTTTGTGGCCATGAGCGGCGCCTTCATGGTGAGTTACATGAGGGCGAGGCTGGAAGGATTGGGGAAAGAATGCCGTGTGGGTTTGCTTGAGCGAGAGGATCGTGTTATTGTACTTGCCGTCGGCGGGTTGGTGGGTGAGATCGGCATTCAGGTCGCACTGTGGGTGCTGGCAGTATTTTCTCACTACACCGCGCTCCAGAGAGTGAGGTACGCCACAAGGTCTCTCGGGGATTCGGAACCTCTTGCTACCGACTCTTCCGGGAAGGACGATTCGATTCGTGATTGAGACACAGACCTCAAGGTCTGGTCACTGAGTTAACGGAGGCACAAA
This Candidatus Eisenbacteria bacterium DNA region includes the following protein-coding sequences:
- a CDS encoding cytochrome c biogenesis protein CcdA — encoded protein: MEKVSLIAAFGAGLVSFVSPCVLPLVPGYISFVSGVSLETLREEGRAAGALRRVVLNCLLFILGFSVVFVGLGASATLVGQFLIDKAAVLSKVAGVVVIVFGLFIAGVLKIPFLQFEKRFHARTKPLGLSGSFLIGLAFAFGWTPCIGPILGAILAYAGTQETVREGIYLLSAYSLGLGLPFLVTGLAMNTFLGFSKRVRPYFKTIEVVSGILLVVVGILILTGSLQRLAMLFSFGE
- a CDS encoding TlpA disulfide reductase family protein, whose protein sequence is MTKILVMVSSLLLFLSCSVGNAPREGRVAPDFELSSLEGQKISLSQFRGKIVILDFWATWCKPCRLELPHFVALYEEFGNDALQIIGVSLDQVGSDEVASFVKEWKIPYVIVMGNGEVTKSYGGIKGIPTTFVIDKRGNVYRKYVGYRDKEVFERDIRALLDKA
- a CDS encoding cupin domain-containing protein encodes the protein MKLQLKRIAKNIKEPWAPQEVATVDGHHAYLCLFKGDFIMHRHPGDELFLCIDGEFEIETPDGTFVVKEGESFLVKKGMPHKTRARKKALLLMFERVGLQKQPVRPPTK
- the lpdA gene encoding dihydrolipoyl dehydrogenase — its product is MNDFDLLVIGAGPAGYVGAIRAAQLGAKVCLVERADVGGVCLNRGCIPTKTLTGLAELLEKTRTFQKLGIRIEGNVVPDLARAVQRKREIVSSLVRGIRTLLAANGVTLVSGEASFADQRTVEVRQAGATRELSANKILIATGSEASELPNLPFDGSAIISSSEALELEEVPRSVLVVGAGAIGCEFAFIFSALGSAVTVVEIMDRVLPLEDCDVSAVIEREFKKRRVTLVTSDSVASSFKSDSGVRCTFKNGKEIEVAKVLVSVGRRLNTGGLRLENAGVGRGEKNEVAVNEAMETNVAGIYAAGDVAGRKMYAHSASREAIVAVSNAAGQKKAMDYSAVPSCVFTRPQVASVGMTEKGATDKGLEVKVGVFNLRGLGMAHVLDETSGMVKIVADAKTDEVLGVHIVGAHACELIHEGVVAVANKLTATALGETIHAHPTLSEAVMEAAEAVHGLSIHSSG
- a CDS encoding CdaR family protein: MSMFARIFRENVGIKIAAIVLSLLVFSYVRAQKEGELTSRVSVELKGIPDSLAWTGEVPSQVSVTFSGKLRNLIELRIAPLRIPVDLSQAGPGRFQRTLSAADVPLPEVSGVVVTHFAGPERIDIVIEKRISKAVRVIPVLVGDLAEGLGLTAQPVALPESVSVNGAASVVASTDSLLTAPIDVSQKRQSFSTKVRLDLQGKALKCDAQVVEVYVEVGAESLGVVGEVPEPGSQR
- a CDS encoding arginine decarboxylase, pyruvoyl-dependent, producing the protein MAVVPSRIFFTKGVGTHREELQSFELALRDAGIEKLNLVRVSSIYPPNCRIVPRNEGLKEIVPGMIAYCVMSSLSSNEPHRLIASSIGCAVPADKSAYGYLSEHHAFGQTDEVAGEYAEDLAASMLATTLGIEFDENKNWDEKKEVFKISDLIVKTTHIAQSTIITKCCSTVIAAAVFLD
- a CDS encoding integration host factor subunit beta; translated protein: MDKPLSLEGGFDVTKAELVDEIAERTGLTKKDVADTVDEFLNAVSRALAGGKHIEIRGFGTFKVKDRKARIARNPRTGDSVPVPPRKVPVFKVSKELKDMVAQG
- a CDS encoding zinc metallopeptidase, with protein sequence MFFLDPTFVFLIPALAFALYAQYKVSATYKQYLRVPSASGRTGLEVARAILSRNNLDDVEVEMGSGTLSDHYDPRKRVLRLSEPVYRGTSVAAVGIAAHEAGHAIQDGTGYAPLRIRHGLFPVANVGTMLAFPLFLAGFIFRSGRLMDVGILFFSVAVLFQVVTLPVELNASKRALGELEHAGIVDPRDLAGGRKVLNAAALTYLAAAAMAAVQLLRLLVLRGSRD
- the rsmI gene encoding 16S rRNA (cytidine(1402)-2'-O)-methyltransferase, giving the protein MTETKGKLYLVATPIGNMEDISIRALRTLRGAAFIAAEDTRHSRKLLARYKIRRSLLSYHDFNKAKVAPQIIKRIASGEDVALVSDAGSPGISDPGFLLVKLAIAEGIDVVPIPGASSVICALQISGLATHSFAFEGFLPRKKGKRRARLESLKPEERTMIFFESPNRLRTTVPEMLEVLGDRKIAICRELTKLFEEVIRTTLFRANELLAKRTIKGEVVLVVEGNAAAEARRASATPAE
- a CDS encoding CDP-alcohol phosphatidyltransferase family protein — its product is MTGLLKKKGRLLIEPIAKMLIKLGLTATALTLLGFAAAAIAGLLFALGHVRLAAIAVLVSGLLDSADGTVARLSSRVTRAGAFTDSAVDRYCEAVIFFGLLIHYLRRDVFSLVLLTFVAMSGAFMVSYMRARLEGLGKECRVGLLEREDRVIVLAVGGLVGEIGIQVALWVLAVFSHYTALQRVRYATRSLGDSEPLATDSSGKDDSIRD